The DNA window AGGAACCCGCAGAAGGGTCATCGTCATGGATTTCGTGGATGAGAGGAAGTCGCGGTGGGCAATCAAGCGATGGTGATAGTCACAGGTACAAGGATGAGCTTGATCCATTTCACATTCCAGCAGACTATACATGGGTTGATGCCAATGAGAAGAAGCGTCGAATGAAGGCCAAGAAATCCAAGGCCAAGAAACACAGGAAACAGGCAGCAGCCAGAAATGGGGATGGTGGAGCTCATCCCTTGAGCGAAGAGGTGGAGGAATAATTGCATAATTATCAGAACTTTTCGACCTCAAAATTCCTATTTCCGAGGGAAATGAGATGGGGGCCCTGCTTGCCCATCTGACCGTATGATTCTTCCCAGTCCGGGCAATCACTTCTTGTTGATTATGAAGACTATTGTCTTCATCTGTTGTATTGTTATGTGATGTGGATGTGAAATCGGAGAGGAGCAAAGTCTCCGTTCTCCGGCCGCTTAAATATGTTAATTTGATTCCTTTGACATTAATCTTTGTATCAAAATCAGGTGCTCATGTAGCCTACACTTTTGTGATTGGTAATTCTTTCTTCCTTGGATCGTTTTGACCTGCACTTTTGATTTAGAATTGAGAAACTATGGCACTGTTTCTAACAGTTGTATGAGACATTGTAACAGATTCTGAGTGATAGAGAATACAATGCTCTAATTGTATCTGTTGGGTAATTTGTGCTAAcagttctttaatttttttctctcaTTATAGTCTCTTTTATATATTTACAGTAATAGAAAAAATTCTACTGCTGTAACTTCACTTTACAGTTTACTGTAAAAGATATATGTGCTTATTTTATAACTTGCCTTGCCTCGGTGTACATGGAGAGAATGTACATTAGAGGAATTAGAATACAAAATTGGACTCTTATTTATGGACAACTATTAACCATGTCTATCAAATTTACATGCGACTTTTTACAAGTCAGAATTCTACCAAAATCTATCTCTATTAACGCTCAAGTAACCAGCCATTACTTTCCCTCCGGTATTCCTCATGCCATCTATCAGAAAACACCACGTTGAACCCAATGCTCCGAcgaagaagtcggattcaattGCCATTAAGAAATTAACAAGAGGGTAATTTGTGCTAGTTTGCCTGCCCAAACTGGCTTCATACGAGGCCATTGTCAAGTTTCCAACCTGGCGTGTTACATTGCTGTGGTAGAAGTTCCAAGATGTGTACAGTTTTGATTTATCAATAACCTCCTGAAAAAGATGAACATTACTAGTATTAGTAAAGGCTACCGAAAAACCAAATCAAGAATTTGAGATCATTGATTGTCAGAATTGAGTTGTGACCTGCATTTCCGTCGATAACCAAATGCTGTTGAGGTGCGGAAACTGCTGCCTTATTCGATCAGCAAGGTGCATGTATTCTTCAAATTCAACCACCTTCATTTCACAGGCCTTGTCCCCCATTCTTACATGCATGCTTAGCATTGGCCTAGGAATCCATGGTTTGTGGTTCGACCAAACGAATTGTTGAATATCGAACACTGGCTTGTCAGTCATTTCCTGTGACAAGAGATCTATTACTATAGTCATTTTAGAATGAAAACTCTGGCGGGTAACTGAAAGAAAGTAATTTTGTTCACCATGTTCAGTGCTAACATATAATAGAGAATGGACGATCTGACAAACCTCTGGCCATTTATCTTCAAGACTTGTAAGAACCTTCTCTGCAGCTTCCTCTCCGAATGCAGCATTACGGGCAACATTCATCAAGTGGCATGTATACTCCGTTTGAAATCTCATCAAGTAACGTAATGCCTGTCCAACATTACCGacgatgaaaatttaaaaatgagtaGATGATCTGCAATCTTATGTTTCAGCGTATCATTTTTGCTTTTAGAAATACTTTCGAAACTCTATATTCATAACCAATTTCTATAAAAACTTGAATTTTTCCCATTTTCTGTTTCCGCATTTCTGCTTCCATACTAATATAGCTTTTAAGTCTTACCTGTGCTCTCCACCATCTTAGATCCATCTTCCGATGAGAGGCAATCAAACTCCCATTTATCTCTGTTGTTGGTTGCAAGTAACTCCAAGGATCACCCCATATTCTGAATTAGACGGCAACTATTAAAGAATAAACAAGACAATATTTCTTGAGAAGTATGAAACCAATTACTTACGCAGTACTGACCTTGGAATTCGTCCAGCCCATATTTCCTTTGAGGTATAGTTGTCTTTTGTAGTTATGCTTCCGTTTTCTCGAGCTTCTTTATTGTTCATGAGCTCAAAGGCATGATCTCGGCATTCTTGAGATGTCTCTGGAAAGAAGTAGCAGGACCAACTAGAGCGAGATGCGCCTATAGGAACATACATTTATGTGCCATAAGTCTATCGGTAGCAACATATATTTTAAGTGAATTGGTCAATATCATCTAAAGATTTAAtccagaaaataaattattagttcCTTGAACTCCAAGTAATTGACGTGATTAGAAGCCGTAATAGACttgaaaaaaaactaatttttagcTCTAAGTTTTTTTGaagatttattaattataaggTACTCAAATTCTGCAAGGGAACAGGCCCTTGTTGGAGAATTTTATAGCTATCAATGACAAGAAAACGCGTAGGAATGTTCGATCAgaagaaatttaaaaacaataatttgttTCGGCTCATACCCTTACAGCCATCATGGTCAGCTCGGTTATAGTATCTGGTGACAAGGACTCTTTTCTCCTTGATTGCAATAGCGAGAAGTCCACACATTCCAGCGAGCTGTGCTCCGATGCCAAAGCCAGGCAACTTTTCCCAGTCAGTTACAAGAAATTTTACTTTAGGATCCATGCAGTCCGGTGGATGCTGATGCACCCATATGTCACGCTGCAC is part of the Mercurialis annua linkage group LG3, ddMerAnnu1.2, whole genome shotgun sequence genome and encodes:
- the LOC126675310 gene encoding uncharacterized protein LOC126675310; its protein translation is MEAPLGQKSLERIVSQKALQMGNSFPCQICVVGFLCGVCLTSLFLAALTSLGSFVLGGVSFSAVSMRNSSPWNSSSELLNVVTSTDCKFRLVKTERWDNSRRRDDEKVTLLRSAWSSLLSESVGEENEILRNLRLSKSTIPKAPHLENCKLSAQISKRLDKQAENESFPPWTTWIGLLDWHPASAASEQLKYYRHRSMSEGAYPPWITGSDEENYPLTRKVQRDIWVHQHPPDCMDPKVKFLVTDWEKLPGFGIGAQLAGMCGLLAIAIKEKRVLVTRYYNRADHDGCKGASRSSWSCYFFPETSQECRDHAFELMNNKEARENGSITTKDNYTSKEIWAGRIPRIWGDPWSYLQPTTEINGSLIASHRKMDLRWWRAQALRYLMRFQTEYTCHLMNVARNAAFGEEAAEKVLTSLEDKWPEEMTDKPVFDIQQFVWSNHKPWIPRPMLSMHVRMGDKACEMKVVEFEEYMHLADRIRQQFPHLNSIWLSTEMQEVIDKSKLYTSWNFYHSNVTRQVGNLTMASYEASLGRQTSTNYPLVNFLMAIESDFFVGALGSTWCFLIDGMRNTGGKVMAGYLSVNRDRFW